In Gimesia benthica, a single window of DNA contains:
- a CDS encoding ABC transporter permease, with product MASNSRPQYGRVWITFLRNSLIREMTFRGNLIITIVTRGFWFAAQLILFDIIYRNVNSINDWTREEYFAFMATGMLINAIVETFFMPNCANFSELIRNGNLDFVLLKPIDTQFLVSFEKVNLAMLNQIVLAGALLLYALAHTTQLEPALSVLQYQIQAGQWGWLLHLCLLGTGQILMYCLLLMIGVAFFYSLMIALASSSIWFGRNQGLYDFWFYITVFARYPRSIYSGSPTGEILQFAFSYVIPILLVVTIPARQLLSKALEPSWITLVSISITLVLLFVSRWIFKWSLNSYRSASS from the coding sequence ATGGCCAGCAACTCCCGCCCGCAATATGGGCGTGTCTGGATTACTTTTCTGCGTAACTCACTGATTCGTGAAATGACCTTTCGTGGTAACCTGATAATCACGATTGTCACCCGTGGATTCTGGTTCGCAGCGCAGTTGATTCTGTTCGATATCATTTACCGCAACGTCAATTCCATTAATGACTGGACACGCGAGGAGTATTTCGCGTTTATGGCGACCGGGATGTTGATCAATGCGATCGTGGAAACATTTTTCATGCCCAACTGCGCCAACTTCAGCGAATTGATCAGGAATGGAAATCTGGACTTCGTCCTGCTTAAGCCCATCGATACACAATTCCTGGTTTCATTTGAAAAAGTCAATCTGGCGATGTTGAATCAGATTGTGCTCGCGGGAGCCCTCTTGCTCTACGCGCTGGCGCATACGACGCAACTCGAACCGGCGCTGTCCGTGCTGCAGTATCAGATTCAGGCCGGGCAATGGGGCTGGCTGCTTCATCTCTGCCTGCTGGGCACGGGACAGATCCTGATGTACTGCCTGCTGCTGATGATTGGTGTGGCCTTTTTCTACAGCCTGATGATTGCGCTGGCCAGCAGCAGTATCTGGTTCGGGCGGAACCAGGGCCTGTATGACTTCTGGTTTTACATTACCGTGTTTGCCCGTTATCCACGCAGTATTTACAGTGGCTCTCCCACTGGCGAGATCCTGCAGTTCGCCTTTTCGTATGTAATCCCGATCCTGCTGGTCGTTACAATCCCTGCGCGTCAATTACTTTCTAAAGCGCTAGAGCCATCTTGGATTACACTGGTCTCTATTTCAATTACCCTGGTGCTGCTGTTTGTTTCGCGTTGGATTTTCAAATGGTCTTTGAACAGTTATCGCAGTGCCAGCAGTTGA
- a CDS encoding DUF1207 domain-containing protein, with protein MRLFYSSSIQTMMLVLLSFCAAQAELQAQQPNSTKPFLAPSPHAIQQRRPPAHPTQAQTFLENQYAAPSGNPVQLGVPLHESAPVRSADWNRGIADRLPPIYAQNTVSSGRSVTQIRQVQATDTLYGPDLLAEDPEFSTLETIREPQSTYTDSIEQLCQENCWGWTVLPTDLLYTSYLAGPKEPRMAMAVLHEKDIGWQLELEAGARVGILRYGSLNDDVLEGWQLDVEGAGPPRLNLEEEFDVEATDYRVGVPLTWRRGAYQAKLAYYHTSSHAGDEYMVRNPSFQRINYVRDAFVLGGGYFPDPDLRLYAELGYAFNVDGGAQPWELQFGAEFSPVEHNGFQGAPFWAVNAYLREEVNWGGNVSMMVGWQWRGDRNNHLFRVGLQYIDGKTIQYQFYNNSEQFFGFGTWYDF; from the coding sequence GTGAGGTTATTTTATTCATCATCCATACAGACTATGATGCTGGTGCTGCTGTCATTCTGCGCTGCTCAAGCTGAGTTGCAGGCACAGCAGCCAAACAGCACCAAGCCTTTTCTGGCTCCTTCGCCTCATGCCATTCAGCAGAGACGGCCCCCTGCGCATCCCACTCAGGCTCAGACTTTTCTGGAAAATCAATATGCGGCCCCGTCCGGTAACCCGGTTCAGCTGGGTGTCCCGTTACATGAATCCGCACCGGTCCGGTCCGCAGACTGGAATCGGGGAATTGCAGATCGCTTACCGCCAATTTATGCCCAGAACACTGTCAGTTCGGGGAGAAGTGTGACCCAGATTCGACAGGTTCAGGCGACGGATACTCTTTACGGTCCCGACCTGCTGGCGGAAGATCCAGAGTTTTCCACACTGGAGACCATTCGCGAGCCACAGAGCACTTATACTGACTCGATTGAACAACTCTGTCAGGAAAATTGCTGGGGCTGGACCGTCCTGCCAACGGATCTGCTTTATACTTCGTATCTCGCAGGCCCCAAAGAACCTCGAATGGCCATGGCCGTATTGCATGAAAAAGATATTGGCTGGCAGCTGGAACTGGAAGCAGGGGCTCGCGTCGGGATTCTGCGATATGGTTCATTAAACGATGATGTGTTGGAAGGCTGGCAGCTGGATGTGGAAGGCGCAGGCCCTCCCCGTCTGAATCTGGAAGAAGAATTTGATGTTGAAGCAACCGATTATCGCGTAGGGGTCCCTTTGACCTGGAGACGTGGTGCCTATCAGGCAAAGCTCGCCTATTATCATACCAGTTCGCATGCTGGCGATGAATATATGGTGCGCAACCCCAGTTTTCAGCGAATCAATTACGTACGTGACGCGTTTGTGTTGGGGGGCGGTTATTTCCCGGATCCCGATTTACGTCTGTATGCCGAACTTGGTTACGCCTTTAACGTCGATGGTGGGGCACAGCCCTGGGAACTGCAGTTTGGTGCTGAGTTCAGTCCAGTCGAGCACAATGGCTTTCAGGGAGCCCCCTTCTGGGCTGTGAACGCATATCTGCGCGAGGAAGTCAACTGGGGTGGTAACGTCAGTATGATGGTCGGCTGGCAGTGGCGTGGCGACCGTAACAATCACCTGTTCCGCGTTGGTTTGCAGTATATCGACGGAAAAACCATCCAGTATCAGTTCTATAATAACTCCGAACAGTTCTTTGGATTTGGTACCTGGTACGATTTCTAA
- the cobA gene encoding uroporphyrinogen-III C-methyltransferase, producing MAGGKVYLVGAGPGDPGLITLKGIECLQKADLILYDGLVNPLILQHVSSEVERTCRVSEGCKNRRVLQQDEINQRLISAALEGKTVVRLKGGDPFIFGRGSEEAAALRNAGIEFEVVPGITAATAAAGYAGISVTHRAHASAVALITGHEDPTKPDSSLDYDVLAKFPGTLVFYMGLHKLERIVESLMQAGKAAETPAAVISRGTTPFQKTVQSTLSQLPEQVRQAGLVAPSLIVIGDCVSLRDQIAWFEEKPLFGLRIGITRAEEQSEPEIKRALELGAQPVLLPTIEIGPPADWEPVDAAIARLDEYQWLVFTSANGVNYFLNRLWETGYDARKLARLKIATIGPSTAEALQQFHLRADLIPDQYRAEALAAALKPLVQGKKILWAGANRGREVLQTELAEVSATVDKIVVYENHDVASWGSESLELLESGEIDWIGLSSPSIARNFSRLLTEDVRQHLGSRTRLVSISPVTTQAATDAGLQIDAEAEEYLWDGIFAAIQKHVSC from the coding sequence ATGGCAGGGGGTAAAGTTTATTTAGTGGGTGCCGGTCCGGGCGACCCCGGGTTGATTACCCTCAAGGGGATAGAGTGCCTGCAAAAGGCAGACCTGATTCTGTATGACGGATTAGTGAATCCCCTCATCCTGCAGCATGTTTCCTCAGAAGTGGAAAGAACCTGTCGTGTCTCGGAAGGTTGTAAAAACCGCCGTGTGCTGCAGCAGGACGAAATCAACCAGCGCCTGATTTCCGCTGCCCTGGAAGGAAAGACCGTCGTGCGCCTCAAAGGGGGAGACCCTTTTATATTCGGACGCGGCAGTGAAGAAGCCGCCGCTTTGCGGAATGCAGGCATCGAGTTTGAGGTCGTACCCGGAATTACCGCAGCAACCGCTGCTGCGGGCTACGCCGGAATCTCGGTGACCCATCGGGCGCATGCATCCGCAGTTGCACTGATCACCGGTCATGAAGACCCTACCAAGCCAGATTCTTCACTGGACTATGACGTCCTGGCAAAATTCCCGGGAACTCTGGTGTTCTACATGGGGCTGCATAAGCTGGAGCGGATTGTCGAATCGCTGATGCAGGCTGGAAAAGCAGCAGAGACGCCTGCTGCGGTCATCAGTCGTGGGACAACACCCTTTCAGAAAACCGTTCAGAGTACACTCTCTCAACTACCCGAACAGGTCAGACAGGCAGGCCTGGTGGCTCCCTCACTGATCGTCATCGGCGATTGTGTTTCCCTGCGCGATCAGATTGCCTGGTTCGAAGAAAAACCCTTATTCGGTCTGCGGATTGGAATCACCCGCGCCGAGGAACAGTCAGAGCCTGAAATCAAGCGGGCTCTGGAACTGGGGGCGCAACCAGTGCTGTTACCGACTATCGAAATTGGTCCTCCCGCGGACTGGGAACCTGTGGACGCCGCCATTGCGAGACTGGATGAATATCAATGGCTGGTTTTTACCAGCGCGAACGGAGTGAACTATTTTCTGAACCGCTTGTGGGAAACAGGCTATGATGCGCGGAAACTGGCCCGGCTCAAGATCGCGACTATTGGTCCCTCGACTGCAGAAGCGTTGCAGCAGTTTCACTTGCGGGCGGATCTGATTCCCGATCAGTACCGGGCCGAAGCTTTGGCCGCCGCCCTGAAACCACTGGTCCAAGGTAAAAAGATTCTTTGGGCGGGAGCTAACCGGGGCCGTGAAGTCTTACAGACGGAATTAGCAGAAGTTTCCGCGACGGTCGATAAGATTGTGGTTTACGAAAATCACGATGTCGCCAGTTGGGGAAGCGAGAGCCTGGAACTGCTGGAATCGGGAGAGATTGACTGGATTGGACTCAGCAGCCCCTCAATAGCCCGCAATTTCAGTCGGCTATTGACCGAAGATGTTCGTCAGCACTTGGGGAGCAGAACCCGTCTGGTCAGTATCAGTCCCGTGACAACTCAGGCTGCGACAGACGCCGGTTTGCAGATCGATGCGGAAGCGGAAGAGTATCTCTGGGACGGGATCTTCGCAGCAATTCAAAAGCACGTTTCCTGTTGA
- a CDS encoding HTTM domain-containing protein — protein MDAPEVISTQTGKLRDRFRQFFFAQEVPYGLAIVRMLIPLVLLGTVCTRWPFARELFSADGAPAPLADLFRYYDYLPVLPGTVAVGLFTALAFFLFCSCIGWMTRFSLVASLILYTYFCCMDCISMATKYSAISTHVLFILSLSHCGSVWSVDSWLKGKRAARNWPQYAKLDPPRFEVWPQRLMQILIALVYFGAAITKLHTPGYLEGDQIIYWAMSRYNNPHPLGEYLTLYPIIVSVMSYVAIVWEMVFIFVVWRKWGRPIALALGASFHIGTLFSLGLYIFPMISIAIYFCFLKESDVQWVSARLRRLYRRGGWFQRNVDRCRALIEQFRPQPVASWKSPTAWVTGIAAVLALGVYAEYEQDLYGIRRPEGRMTLHEVEPELVAEMLRPEQTMREKDKFLSVDVGTQMVGGWLINRKSEFELGESILVQCSLNPPHEDLWVDCHLCEESGRIVYRTGQIATRENLRAIFQFYPEEILAPGKYYISVKSKGVEVMRRSVTLLPKLSAMAN, from the coding sequence ATGGATGCTCCAGAAGTGATTTCAACGCAAACCGGAAAACTTCGTGATCGCTTCCGTCAGTTCTTTTTCGCACAGGAAGTCCCCTATGGACTGGCAATTGTGCGAATGCTGATTCCCCTGGTTCTACTGGGAACCGTCTGCACCCGCTGGCCTTTTGCCCGGGAACTGTTTTCTGCAGATGGCGCTCCTGCACCACTGGCAGACCTGTTTCGTTATTATGATTACCTTCCCGTGCTGCCCGGCACGGTAGCCGTTGGACTGTTTACCGCCCTGGCATTCTTCCTGTTTTGCAGCTGTATTGGCTGGATGACGCGCTTCTCACTGGTTGCGTCTCTGATCCTCTATACCTACTTCTGCTGTATGGACTGCATTAGTATGGCGACCAAATATTCGGCCATCTCTACCCACGTCCTGTTTATTCTCTCCCTGTCTCACTGTGGTTCCGTCTGGTCGGTTGATAGCTGGCTGAAGGGGAAGAGAGCAGCACGCAACTGGCCCCAGTATGCGAAACTGGATCCCCCCCGCTTTGAAGTCTGGCCGCAGCGATTGATGCAGATTCTGATCGCTCTGGTTTACTTCGGTGCTGCGATTACAAAACTGCATACGCCTGGTTACCTGGAAGGGGATCAGATCATCTACTGGGCCATGTCCCGCTATAATAACCCACATCCACTGGGAGAATATCTCACGCTGTACCCGATTATTGTGTCGGTCATGTCCTACGTGGCGATTGTCTGGGAAATGGTCTTCATCTTTGTGGTCTGGCGCAAATGGGGACGTCCCATCGCACTGGCTCTGGGAGCGTCGTTCCATATCGGGACTCTTTTCTCACTGGGACTTTACATCTTCCCGATGATTTCCATCGCGATCTATTTCTGTTTCCTGAAAGAATCGGATGTGCAATGGGTGTCCGCCCGCCTGCGGCGACTCTATCGCCGGGGAGGTTGGTTTCAGCGTAACGTGGACCGTTGCAGAGCACTGATTGAACAGTTCCGCCCCCAGCCGGTTGCCAGCTGGAAATCACCCACTGCCTGGGTCACCGGAATCGCGGCAGTACTGGCTCTGGGAGTTTATGCTGAATACGAGCAGGATCTGTATGGAATCCGTCGCCCCGAAGGCCGGATGACGCTGCACGAAGTCGAGCCGGAACTTGTAGCGGAGATGCTCAGACCCGAGCAGACGATGCGCGAAAAAGACAAGTTTCTGTCTGTCGATGTCGGAACGCAGATGGTGGGTGGCTGGTTGATCAACCGCAAATCTGAATTTGAACTGGGAGAATCAATTCTCGTTCAATGCAGTCTGAACCCGCCTCACGAAGATCTCTGGGTGGATTGTCATCTCTGTGAAGAGAGTGGCCGCATCGTGTATCGCACCGGTCAGATTGCGACCCGGGAAAATCTGCGGGCCATCTTCCAGTTCTATCCCGAAGAGATCCTGGCACCCGGGAAATACTATATTTCCGTCAAATCGAAGGGTGTGGAAGTGATGCGACGATCAGTGACTCTGCTTCCCAAACTCTCGGCCATGGCGAACTGA